CTGGCCAATCTTGCAGGACTGTCTGCAGAAGATGCATTTATCGACTGGGGAACAATGTCTGGATGGGGACTAGGATACCGCGTAACAGAGAAAAAATGGTCCAAAGAACAATTAGAGATCCTTGGAATCCCAATGGAAATGATGCCAAAGATTCAAAAACCATGGGATATCATAGGAACGTTATCAGAGACATTTGCAAAAGAAACCGGGTTGAAACCAGGAATCCCAATCTGTGCGGGAGCTGGAGATACGATGCAGTCTATGATCGGATGCGGAGTGATCAAACCAGATCAGGCAGCCGATGTAGCAGGAACATGTGCAATGTTTTGTATCGCAACCGATGGGATCAATGAAGAATTAAGCAAACCAGAAAATGAACTGATCTTCAACAGCGGAACTTTAGAAAATACATACTTTTATTGGGGATTCATAAGAACTGGTGGATTAGCACTTCGTTGGTATCGAGATAATGTATGCAACGAAGCAGGAAATGGAGCATATTTTGATGAATTAAATGAGAAAGCACAAAATGTTCCATGCGGATCCAAAGGAGTTCTGTTCCTTCCATATTTAACAGGAGGATTTGGAGAAACATCCAATGCAAGTGCCTGTTTCCTGAATATGACGATGGACACAGATCAGGGAGTACAGTGGCGTGCAGTTTTAGAAGCAATCGGTTACGATTATATGAGTGTGACAGATATTTATAAAAAAGCAGGCGTGCCACTTGAATTTATGACGATCACAGAAGGTGGAAGCAATTCAGAAGTCTGGAATCAGATCAAAGCAGACATGTTAGGATGTAAGAGTGCCACATTAGAAAATGCACAAGGAGCAGTTCTTACAGATGCAGTGATCGCAGCATATGCGGTAGGAGATCTGGAAGATCCAAGTCAGGTATTTGAAAAAACAAGAAAGATCAAGAAAATTTATGAACCTGATCCAATAAGAACAAAATACTATCGCAGTATTTATGAACAACAAAGAAAACTGATCAAAGACGATATGGCAGCAGTTTTTCAGACTTTACACCAGATCAGTAAGATTCAAGAACAAAGCAATGATTAAAAAAATGAAAAGGCTTCTTTACAAGAGGTCTTTTTTTCTTGTACAATAAAAGATAAAGTATATAAAAATAAGTTATAAGCAACTAACTTTGTAGATGATTTTTGATCAATTAGATTTCAAGGAGGAAAAAGTCATGGATAACGAAAAGATTGAAAAATTACAACAGATGATCGATGAAAGTAATCATATCGTATTCTTTGGTGGCGCAGGTGTTTCAACAGAGAGTCATATTCCAGACTTTCGAAGCACGGATGGTTTGTATCACCAGACTTATAAATATCCACCCGAGGTTATGGTAAGCCATACATTTTATACACAGCATACGGAAGAATTTTATGATTTTTATAAGAATAAGATGATCTTCTTGGATGCAAAACCGAATAAGGCACATTTAAAACTGGCAGAGATGGAACAGGCGGGAAAACTGTCTGCGATCGTTACGCAAAATATCGACGGGCTTCATCAGGCAGCAGGAAGTAAAAATGTCTTTGAACTGCACGGCAGTGTTCACAGAAACTATTGCCAGAAATGCGGCAAGTTCTTCGATGTGAATTATGTCGTGAATGCCAAAGGAGTCCCATATTGTGATGAATGTGGGGGAATCATCAAACCAGATGTTGTATTATATGAAGAAGGTTTAGATTCTCAGACGATCAACGGAGCAGTCAGAGCCATTTCCAAGGCAGATATGCTGATCATTGGAGGAACATCACTGGTTGTCTACCCAGCCGCTGGAATGATCGATTATTTTAAAGGAAAATATCTTGCAGTACTGAATCGTGATGCGACAAGCAGAGATAAACAGGCAGATTTGTGCATTACAGACCCAATCGGAGAAGTACTGGGAAGAATCAGGGTATAAAGATGAAGAAAAAAGATATAATCTTGATTGCAGCAGTACTGGCAATTTCACTGATCAGTTTGGCAGCGATCAAGATGACACAAAAAGACGGAAAAGAAGTGTACAAAACATCCATCAAGAAAGATCAGATCTATCAGATTCCAGAGAAAAATGGCACGAACGTCATGCAGATCAAAGATGGAAAAGTTACAATGAAAAAAGCAGACTGTAAAGACCAGATCTGTGCAGACCATAAAGCAATCGAGAAATCAGGAGAAACGATCGTATGTCTGCCACATAAAGTAGTGATTGAGATTCAAGCAGAAGATGGTAAGGAACAGGAATTAGACGGGGTAACACAATAAACATCAGATGAGATAGAAAACAACAGGAGAAATAAAATATATGTCAACAAAAAGATTAGCGACAGATGCGATGTTTTTAACATTGGCACTTGTTGTATCCTATATAGAAGTATTGATCCCGGTACCAGTTGGAATTCCCGGAGTGAAATTAGGACTTGCCAATGGAGTGATTATGGTTTTGTTATTCTTTACAACATGGACAAGAACACTTGAGATCTCAGTGATCCGAGTTGTACTGGCAGGATTCTTGTTTGGAAATCCAATGACGATCGCTTACAGTCTGGCAGGAGGGATCTTAAGTCTGGTCATCATGGGACTTCTAAAGAAGATCGAAGGATTCTCACCCATTGGAATCAGCGTTGGAGGCGGAGTAGCGCATAATATCGGGCAGCTCAGTGTTGCTGTTTTCTTAATGGAGAATACAAAGATTTATTATTATGCACCAGTATTACTAATCACAGGAATGATCGCAGGGATCATCATCGGAGTGTTAAGTGGAGTGCTAGTTAAGAAGATCCCGCCACAACTATTTCGATAAAAGATTTGAAATTTCTACAAAATCGTGGTACTACTATATGTATACACTTTCTAACAGGCAATGATTTTGAAGAAAGGAGTCACAATTGAGAACAAAATTAAATGAGATCATAAAAAATGGGCATCTTGGTATGATCGCAGTATTTTTTATAGTTTATATGATCACATTTTCCTACATTGAAGATCGAGATGTGCATCATTACATCATACATACAACGATAGATGATCAGATACCATTCTGTGAATATTTCATCGTACCATATCTATTATGGTTCTTATTTGTAGCAGTTACAGTTTTTTATTTTATGTTTTTTAATAAGAATCAATGGAAAGAATATTATCAGCTGATCATAACACTTGGAACAGGCATGACCCTGTTTTTGATCATCTCATTAGTATTTCCGAATGGACAGGATCTAAGACCAGTTCTTACTGGAGACAGCATTTTTATCAAAGCAGTACAGATGATCTATCACACGGATACTCCGACGAATGTACTTCCAAGTATCCATGTATTTAACTCTCTGGCATGCTGTGGTGCGATTTTGAAGAATCAGAGAAAATATAAGAAAAGCACCGATACAGCATGTGTTGTCTTAACGATATTAATTATCATGTCGACGATGTTCTTAAAACAACACAGTGTGGTGGACGTAGTGCTCGCAGCCCTGATGTATACTGGATGTTACAGGATCATCTATGGGAATGAATTATGGTCACAGAATGCATTTCGCACGTCTATTTTCAGCGATCATTCGTGAACCACGCTTGACACGACCAAGAAAGATTTGCTATAAATACCAGAGAGAAACCGCAGAAATTGGAGTAGAGAAGAATGAGAAAAAAGATTTGGATGATCCTGGTATGCATCATATCCATGAGTTTTGGCATGGCAGGATGTACTGGCAATACAAGCAAGAAGAAATCGAATGGCAAGATAAGAATTACAACAAGTTTTTACACCATGTATGATTTTGCAAAGAAGATCGGTGGAGACAAAGTAGAAGTGATCAATTTAGTACCAGCAGGAACAGAACCTCATGACTGGGAACCATCAACGAAGGATCTGATCGAGATGGAGAAATCAGACATCTTTATTTATAATGGAGCCGGCATGGAACAATGGGTAGATGACGTTTTGGAAAGCCTTGATACGGAAGAACTTACAAGCGTTGAAGCATCCAAAGGGATCAAGTTACTAAAAGATCAGGATGCACATGAACACGATCACGAACACAACAGTGGGAATGATCCCCATGTCTGGTTAGATCCACAGAATGCAAAGTATGAGATGAACAAGATCAAGAAAGCATTGATCAAAGTGGATGCAGAGAATAAAGATTATTACGAAGCGAATTATAAGAGATACGCAAAAGAATGTGACAAATTAGATACATTATATAAGGAAGAAACATCCAAATTTACAAAGAAAGAACTTGTTGTGGCACATGAAGCATTTGGCTATCTATGTCACGCATATGGGTTAGAACAGATGGGAATTGAGGGATTATCCGCAGACGATGAACCAGATCCCAAACAGATGAGCGAAGTGATCCGCTTTGCAAAAGAACATCAGGTAAAAACAATCTTTTTTGAAGAACTGGTGAGTCCGAAAGTAGCGAAAACCATTGCAAAAGAGACCGGAGCCAATGCAAAGATGTTAAACCCCCTGGAAGGACTAAGTAACAAAAAAATCAAAGCAGGAGAAGATTATTTTTCCGTAATGAAACAAAATCTCGCTGCGATCAAAGAGGCATTAAGCGAATGAGTGAATCAAACACAAAACAGATGATACAATTAAATCATGTAAAATTCGGATACAGTGATACGGAAGTCTTAGAAGAGATCAATCTGACGATCCATGAAGGCGAATATGTCGTTCTGACTGGTGAAAATGGAAGCGGAAAAAGTACACTTATGCGTCTGATCTTAGGTGAAATGAAACCAGATGAAGGAGAAATCATCCTGATGAATAACGATCCAAGATTAAAGAAACGGATCGGTTACGTGTCACAGAATGGGATCAGTAAGAACCAGAGCTTCCCAGCAACGGTAGAAGAGATCATGATCACAGGACTTTATCAGGAACTTGGCTTGTTTCATCTGCCACATAAAAAACATAAGAATAAGATCAAAGAGACACTAAGGAATTTTGGAATGGAAGAATTCCTTAAGAGACGGATCGGTGAATTATCTGGTGGACAGCAGCAGCGAGTGATGATCGCAAGAGCAATGATCGGAGATCCGAAACTTCTGATCTTAGATGAACCAACAACGGGAGTAGATGCAAGATCAACAAAGATCTTGTACGATATGCTCTATGAGATCAATACAAAATACAATACGACC
The sequence above is drawn from the Anaerostipes hadrus ATCC 29173 = JCM 17467 genome and encodes:
- a CDS encoding FGGY-family carbohydrate kinase; the encoded protein is MEQYYLGFDAGTQSVKTAVYDIDMNLIVQDTNATILNYPHPGWVEMDADQYLHATVTGIRNCVTKMKEKNLDPDNIRSIFGDGIICGIVGVDKDCHAITPYINYLDSRTKEDVEELASHHYEIWAKETGNPQPNCMFPAMFARWMMNNCEGFKEKGRKFMHNAPYILANLAGLSAEDAFIDWGTMSGWGLGYRVTEKKWSKEQLEILGIPMEMMPKIQKPWDIIGTLSETFAKETGLKPGIPICAGAGDTMQSMIGCGVIKPDQAADVAGTCAMFCIATDGINEELSKPENELIFNSGTLENTYFYWGFIRTGGLALRWYRDNVCNEAGNGAYFDELNEKAQNVPCGSKGVLFLPYLTGGFGETSNASACFLNMTMDTDQGVQWRAVLEAIGYDYMSVTDIYKKAGVPLEFMTITEGGSNSEVWNQIKADMLGCKSATLENAQGAVLTDAVIAAYAVGDLEDPSQVFEKTRKIKKIYEPDPIRTKYYRSIYEQQRKLIKDDMAAVFQTLHQISKIQEQSND
- a CDS encoding NAD-dependent protein deacylase, producing the protein MDNEKIEKLQQMIDESNHIVFFGGAGVSTESHIPDFRSTDGLYHQTYKYPPEVMVSHTFYTQHTEEFYDFYKNKMIFLDAKPNKAHLKLAEMEQAGKLSAIVTQNIDGLHQAAGSKNVFELHGSVHRNYCQKCGKFFDVNYVVNAKGVPYCDECGGIIKPDVVLYEEGLDSQTINGAVRAISKADMLIIGGTSLVVYPAAGMIDYFKGKYLAVLNRDATSRDKQADLCITDPIGEVLGRIRV
- a CDS encoding Gx transporter family protein translates to MSTKRLATDAMFLTLALVVSYIEVLIPVPVGIPGVKLGLANGVIMVLLFFTTWTRTLEISVIRVVLAGFLFGNPMTIAYSLAGGILSLVIMGLLKKIEGFSPIGISVGGGVAHNIGQLSVAVFLMENTKIYYYAPVLLITGMIAGIIIGVLSGVLVKKIPPQLFR
- a CDS encoding metal ABC transporter substrate-binding protein → MSFGMAGCTGNTSKKKSNGKIRITTSFYTMYDFAKKIGGDKVEVINLVPAGTEPHDWEPSTKDLIEMEKSDIFIYNGAGMEQWVDDVLESLDTEELTSVEASKGIKLLKDQDAHEHDHEHNSGNDPHVWLDPQNAKYEMNKIKKALIKVDAENKDYYEANYKRYAKECDKLDTLYKEETSKFTKKELVVAHEAFGYLCHAYGLEQMGIEGLSADDEPDPKQMSEVIRFAKEHQVKTIFFEELVSPKVAKTIAKETGANAKMLNPLEGLSNKKIKAGEDYFSVMKQNLAAIKEALSE
- a CDS encoding NusG domain II-containing protein, with translation MKKKDIILIAAVLAISLISLAAIKMTQKDGKEVYKTSIKKDQIYQIPEKNGTNVMQIKDGKVTMKKADCKDQICADHKAIEKSGETIVCLPHKVVIEIQAEDGKEQELDGVTQ
- a CDS encoding phosphatase PAP2 family protein, whose translation is MRTKLNEIIKNGHLGMIAVFFIVYMITFSYIEDRDVHHYIIHTTIDDQIPFCEYFIVPYLLWFLFVAVTVFYFMFFNKNQWKEYYQLIITLGTGMTLFLIISLVFPNGQDLRPVLTGDSIFIKAVQMIYHTDTPTNVLPSIHVFNSLACCGAILKNQRKYKKSTDTACVVLTILIIMSTMFLKQHSVVDVVLAALMYTGCYRIIYGNELWSQNAFRTSIFSDHS
- a CDS encoding metal ABC transporter ATP-binding protein produces the protein MSESNTKQMIQLNHVKFGYSDTEVLEEINLTIHEGEYVVLTGENGSGKSTLMRLILGEMKPDEGEIILMNNDPRLKKRIGYVSQNGISKNQSFPATVEEIMITGLYQELGLFHLPHKKHKNKIKETLRNFGMEEFLKRRIGELSGGQQQRVMIARAMIGDPKLLILDEPTTGVDARSTKILYDMLYEINTKYNTTIFMITHGRLQECKGCDRILRMDEGRIVEE